The Candidatus Saganbacteria bacterium genome includes a region encoding these proteins:
- a CDS encoding tetratricopeptide repeat protein, producing the protein MASSCFSVFDRRIAYFTGRIEMTKDAGTDELKKRLRKNPRNVQTNLLIGNSYLKAGNFKEAVKHYRISSMFDPRSFSRVMIDYEEALQDDIGNVQARLSLVDFLLSQGSLDAAIVELEELVEIAPETAQIYNLLGRIYLKLGRLDGAISLLEKAKESGKVDVSLLEALANAYIEKERYSDAVMIYEELLRSDPSSKIILRTLRELYSKLSNYDSAAQKCSQMLSDDPEVLAETTLKMEELSRLSPNSPFILEQLANVYMRSLKPAPAVLQLQRIIDLDPEKTDTAVSMLRKLLQTYPENRESLFLLADCLVKKNVFSEAVEIYDRLTGSDPALIDKCIEKLKKIIVLYPDQALAHKSLADAYISKGSFKEALMELRCLVRLNPAEIENIERKCKEILKANPELSQGALVLAESFLASGEARKAIAIAEELVEKDKKNTEAYVVLGEAYLKIDVLNRAKEAFIKAMQLSPLDPDIQKKYQNISEKELDREVTAVKAKIEQDPWRAGLNLDLARLLYKKGSLEQALKALQSAVKDAAKAVASHTLMGTVFKEQGRFDLAKMQFEKVLEFKNSDDPDAERSARAGIGSCLEAFGSVNEALQSYESVTSSDISFEGVKERISRLNQTDPYSARNKALALVFESLSSKNLRAVWGGDARKSKSREEDDLASMSFGQEQNNMGFEQFMKSRRKASEEDFVLATQLDAQLYPASNNLAAANMAGGNLEQAGTSLSYILSEDAANPIFRNNLGVCHVFKDDMKSAEKEFKASLKADKDFSPAALNMGDIEMKRGNIKEAVSYYKKIGRNDPLYELMQRRIVYWIVS; encoded by the coding sequence ATGGCTTCCTCCTGTTTTAGTGTCTTTGATAGGCGGATCGCTTATTTTACGGGAAGGATCGAAATGACAAAAGATGCCGGTACGGACGAACTTAAAAAACGGCTCAGGAAAAATCCCAGGAACGTTCAGACAAACCTGTTGATAGGCAACAGTTATCTTAAAGCGGGTAATTTTAAAGAAGCCGTAAAACATTACAGGATCTCCTCGATGTTCGATCCGAGGTCATTTTCAAGGGTGATGATCGATTATGAAGAAGCCCTTCAGGATGATATCGGCAATGTGCAGGCAAGACTGAGCCTTGTCGACTTTCTCCTGTCGCAGGGCAGCCTTGACGCGGCGATAGTGGAACTCGAAGAGCTTGTCGAGATCGCGCCGGAGACGGCACAGATCTACAACCTGCTCGGGAGGATATACCTCAAGCTGGGCAGGCTTGACGGGGCTATCTCGCTCCTTGAAAAAGCGAAAGAATCCGGCAAAGTCGATGTCTCGCTGCTTGAAGCCCTGGCAAATGCCTATATTGAAAAAGAGAGATACAGCGACGCGGTCATGATCTATGAGGAACTTTTACGTTCTGACCCGTCGAGCAAGATAATACTGCGGACGCTGCGAGAGCTCTACAGCAAGCTCTCAAACTACGACAGCGCCGCGCAAAAATGCTCCCAGATGCTCAGCGATGATCCCGAAGTCCTTGCAGAGACGACGCTTAAGATGGAAGAACTGTCAAGGCTTTCGCCCAACAGCCCGTTCATCCTCGAGCAGCTGGCAAATGTATACATGCGTTCGCTAAAGCCGGCTCCGGCCGTGCTCCAGCTTCAAAGGATCATCGACCTTGACCCTGAAAAAACCGACACGGCGGTCTCGATGCTGAGAAAACTTTTGCAGACATATCCGGAAAACAGGGAATCCTTGTTCCTTCTGGCGGATTGCCTGGTGAAGAAGAACGTTTTTAGCGAGGCAGTCGAGATCTACGACAGATTGACCGGCAGCGATCCGGCCCTTATCGACAAGTGCATAGAAAAGCTGAAAAAGATAATCGTTCTTTATCCGGACCAGGCGCTTGCCCATAAAAGCCTGGCCGATGCCTATATATCCAAAGGGTCGTTTAAAGAAGCACTTATGGAGCTCAGGTGTTTGGTAAGGCTGAATCCCGCCGAGATAGAAAACATAGAAAGAAAATGCAAGGAGATCCTGAAAGCAAACCCGGAACTTTCTCAGGGCGCGCTTGTGCTTGCGGAATCGTTTTTGGCAAGCGGAGAAGCAAGGAAAGCGATAGCTATCGCCGAGGAGCTCGTCGAAAAAGACAAGAAGAACACGGAAGCATACGTAGTGCTCGGCGAGGCGTATCTTAAGATAGACGTCCTTAACAGGGCAAAAGAAGCTTTTATCAAAGCGATGCAGCTGTCCCCGCTCGACCCGGATATCCAGAAAAAATATCAGAATATCAGCGAAAAGGAACTTGACAGGGAAGTGACCGCTGTAAAGGCTAAGATAGAACAGGACCCGTGGCGGGCAGGGCTCAATCTCGATCTTGCCAGGCTGTTATACAAAAAAGGAAGTCTTGAGCAGGCATTGAAAGCTCTCCAGTCGGCAGTAAAGGACGCCGCGAAGGCAGTCGCTTCTCATACTCTTATGGGGACCGTTTTCAAAGAGCAGGGAAGGTTCGATCTTGCAAAGATGCAGTTCGAGAAAGTCCTGGAATTTAAGAATTCCGATGATCCCGATGCGGAAAGGTCCGCAAGGGCGGGGATAGGCAGCTGTCTCGAAGCTTTCGGTTCGGTGAATGAAGCGCTCCAGTCATACGAGTCGGTGACTTCTTCCGATATATCATTTGAAGGCGTCAAAGAAAGGATCAGCCGGCTGAACCAGACAGACCCTTACTCTGCGCGCAACAAAGCTCTTGCCTTGGTATTTGAATCGCTTTCCTCAAAGAACTTGAGGGCCGTGTGGGGCGGCGACGCCAGGAAATCAAAAAGCCGTGAAGAAGACGATCTTGCTTCCATGTCGTTCGGCCAGGAGCAGAACAACATGGGATTTGAGCAGTTCATGAAGAGCAGGAGAAAAGCTTCAGAGGAAGATTTTGTCCTGGCTACCCAGCTGGACGCGCAGCTATATCCCGCGTCTAATAATCTTGCCGCGGCTAACATGGCCGGAGGGAACCTGGAGCAGGCCGGCACATCGCTTTCCTATATATTATCCGAAGACGCGGCAAACCCGATATTCAGAAATAATCTGGGAGTCTGTCATGTCTTTAAAGACGACATGAAAAGCGCGGAGAAGGAGTTTAAGGCAAGCCTAAAGGCCGACAAGGACTTCAGCCCTGCGGCCCTCAACATGGGAGACATCGAGATGAAAAGAGGCAATATCAAGGAAGCGGTCTCTTATTACAAAAAAATTGGCAGGAATGATCCTCTGTATGAACTTATGCAGAGAAGGATAGTATACTGGATTGTATCTTAG
- a CDS encoding glycosyltransferase family 4 protein: MKIAMLVPYFFPHFGGTEKYVKDLSDELADRGHDVTIISNNVPKEAGAPKEEMMGKVKVKRLDAKNYVYLPVSFQFNLKMLKGFDLVHTHCPPFGFTRAVRGRLKIPHVVTYHCDTTMSEKFLGIKMPKWAIKSVEWITNAYAKMILPSADAIISTTESYASTSPVMKNFAHFAVPIGIHYEVFDESRKKQGITEEKRDRKKVLFLGRFAANKGIDYLVRAIPLVLKEVPDAKFILCGEGEEKPHIEDFIDKVGVRNRIEFQGKVNLDKMVELYSTSAMFVFPSINRLEAFGIVQLESMACSTPVIASNIPGVNNVMDVGSSGLLVEPRDIEGLAKAIIEILKDPEKAKKMGERGRQLVETKYNWKTIGNQIEDIYRMVIERKKA, from the coding sequence ATGAAAATCGCGATGCTGGTCCCGTATTTTTTTCCGCATTTCGGAGGGACTGAGAAATACGTGAAGGACCTTTCGGACGAGCTTGCGGACCGCGGCCATGACGTGACGATAATCTCGAACAACGTGCCGAAAGAAGCGGGAGCGCCAAAAGAAGAGATGATGGGTAAAGTGAAAGTGAAACGCCTTGACGCCAAGAATTACGTCTATCTTCCTGTCTCGTTCCAGTTCAACCTGAAGATGCTGAAAGGCTTTGACCTGGTCCACACGCACTGCCCGCCGTTCGGCTTCACAAGAGCGGTAAGAGGAAGACTGAAGATCCCTCATGTGGTCACTTATCACTGCGACACGACGATGTCCGAAAAATTTCTCGGGATAAAGATGCCTAAATGGGCGATAAAAAGTGTGGAGTGGATCACGAATGCTTACGCGAAAATGATACTCCCGAGCGCGGATGCCATAATATCGACTACCGAAAGCTACGCGTCCACTTCCCCCGTGATGAAAAACTTCGCGCATTTTGCCGTGCCCATCGGGATCCATTATGAGGTGTTCGATGAGTCAAGAAAAAAACAGGGCATCACCGAAGAAAAACGCGACAGGAAGAAAGTGCTTTTTCTCGGAAGGTTTGCCGCCAATAAAGGGATAGATTACCTTGTGAGGGCGATCCCTCTGGTCCTGAAGGAAGTCCCGGACGCGAAGTTCATACTTTGCGGAGAAGGCGAGGAAAAACCGCACATAGAAGATTTCATAGACAAAGTCGGTGTCAGGAACAGGATCGAGTTCCAGGGAAAAGTGAATCTCGACAAGATGGTGGAACTGTATTCGACATCAGCCATGTTCGTCTTCCCGTCGATAAACAGGCTCGAAGCGTTCGGCATAGTCCAGCTTGAATCGATGGCATGTTCGACGCCGGTAATAGCGTCCAATATCCCGGGCGTCAATAACGTCATGGATGTCGGCAGCAGCGGTCTTCTTGTGGAGCCGAGAGATATCGAAGGCCTCGCAAAAGCGATCATAGAGATACTGAAAGATCCTGAAAAGGCGAAAAAGATGGGCGAGCGGGGAAGGCAGCTTGTCGAGACCAAGTACAACTGGAAGACTATCGGTAACCAGATAGAGGACATCTACAGAATGGTCATCGAAAGGAAAAAAGCGTGA